The Prunus persica cultivar Lovell chromosome G8, Prunus_persica_NCBIv2, whole genome shotgun sequence genome includes a region encoding these proteins:
- the LOC18768550 gene encoding cytochrome P450 84A1 has translation MDDLLLHQALESLQSSPMLFILLFLLIISWFVLFMSRRKLPYPPGPRGWPIIGNMLMMDQLTHRGLAQLAKQYGGLLHLQMGVLHIMVVSSPKVAREILQVQDSSFANRPANAAISYLTYDRADMAFANYGPFWRRMRKICVINLFSRKRAESWASVREEVEEMVRHVATKTSSPVNIGQLVFTLTKNITYRAAFGSSSHEGQGEFVKILQEFSKLFGAFNMQDFLPWLGWVHAQAFKDRMAKARRSLDVFIDKIIDDHMAKRNTNKAKKDDNEAETDMVDELIAFFSDDAAKESDDPNSTFRLTRDNIKAIIMDVMFGGTETVASVIEWTMAELMKSPEDLQKVQQELINVVGLNRRVQETDLENLTYLKCAVKESLRLHPPIPLLLHETAEETSVAGYSFPVGSRVYINAWAIARDPTAWDEPETFKPSRFLKDGSPDFKGSDFEFLPFGSGRRSCPGMQLGLYGLEMAVAHLLHCFAWELPEGMKPNELDMNDVFGLTAPKAVQLVAVPSYRLNCPL, from the exons ATGGATGATCTCCTCCTTCACCAAGCACTTGAATCCCTGCAATCTTCTCCCATGTTgttcattcttctttttctactCATCATTTCctggtttgttttgttcatGTCACGCAGAAAACTCCCATACCCACCAGGGCCAAGAGGGTGGCCCATTATTGGGAACATGCTCATGATGGACCAACTCACCCACCGCGGTTTAGCTCAACTGGCTAAACAATATGGTGGGCTTCTCCATCTTCAGATGGGGGTCTTACATATCATGGTCGTATCATCCCCGAAAGTGGCCCGAGAAATCCTCCAAGTCCAGGACAGTTCCTTCGCCAATCGGCCTGCAAATGCTGCCATATCATACTTGACGTATGATCGGGCCGATATGGCTTTCGCCAACTACGGCCCGTTTTGGCGTCGCATGCGTAAAATTTGCGTCATAAATCTGTTTAGTCGGAAACGGGCCGAGTCATGGGCCTCAGTACGTGAGGAAGTTGAAGAGATGGTTCGACATGTGGCAACAAAAACCAGCTCACCGGTGAATATCGGTCAATTGGTTTTCACTCTAACGAAGAACATAACTTATCGGGCAGCGTTCGGGTCAAGCTCCCATGAAGGGCAAGGAGAGTTTGTGAAGATTTTGCAGGAATTCTCAAAGCTTTTTGGGGCTTTTAACATGCAAGATTTTCTTCcatggttgggttgggttcaTGCACAGGCTTTTAAGGACAGAATGGCTAAGGCTCGTAGGTCACTAGACGTGTTTATTGATAAGATCATCGATGATCACATGGCTAAGAGGAATACAAATAAGGCCAAGAAAGATGACAATGAAGCTGAAACAGATATGGTGGATGAATTAATAGCTTTTTTCAGTGATGATGCTGCAAAGGAAAGTGACGACCCCAATTCTACCTTTAGGCTCACCAGAGACAATATCAAAGCTATTATCATG GATGTAATGTTTGGAGGAACTGAAACGGTGGCGTCAGTGATTGAATGGACAATGGCAGAGCTGATGAAGAGCCCAGAAGATCTCCAAAAAGTGCAGCAAGAGCTCATCAATGTTGTTGGCTTGAACCGTAGGGTCCAAGAAACTGACCTCGAAAACCTAACCTACCTCAAATGTGCAGTCAAGGAATCCCTCCGTCTTCACCCACCAATCCCTCTTCTCCTCCACGAGACTGCAGAGGAGACTTCCGTGGCCGGTTACTCATTTCCAGTTGGGTCACGGGTTTATATTAATGCATGGGCTATCGCCCGTGACCCGACTGCATGGGATGAGCCAGAAACATTCAAACCCTCGAGGTTTTTGAAAGATGGCTCGCCCGATTTTAAAGGGAGCGACTTCGAGTTCCTCCCATTCGGGTCGGGCCGTAGGTCGTGCCCGGGTATGCAATTGGGGCTGTATGGGCTGGAGATGGCTGTGGCCCATCTTCTTCATTGTTTTGCATGGGAGTTGCCTGAAGGAATGAAGCCTAATGAGCTTGACATGAATGATGTTTTTGGCCTGACTGCACCCAAAGCAGTTCAGCTTGTTGCTGTGCCGAGTTACAGGTTAAATTGCCCGCTTTGA
- the LOC18767722 gene encoding uncharacterized protein LOC18767722 isoform X1, protein MDKEGEDADGGGIKIPNPNPNLSNGSAKGKSCKGCLYYSSTQKSKSKYPTCVGLSKTLQQVPSYIVGETELEASKADRSLTDFKYACVGYSVFLDRKDSSSDQQNKQAELPFCVGLEVLYDKKPAGHAQADAPAHKIEENVRPIPQPQSYRPPHSTGDEYLNRFKRNAILVASGVAKNVNRVGSYIKQSVDDILYPYRRRPK, encoded by the exons ATGGATAAGGAAGGCGAAGACGCAGATGGAGGAGGTATCAAAATtccaaaccctaaccctaatctCAGCAATGGCTCAGCGAAGGGAAAGTCATGCAAGGGTTGCCTCTATTACTCATCCACACagaaatccaaatccaaatatcCCACCTGCGTTGGCCTCTCCAAAACCCTCCAACAAG TGCCCAGCTACATTGTGGGAGAGACTGAGTTAGAGGCTTCTAAAGCGGACCGCAGCCTTACAGATTTCAAGTATGCTTGTGTAGGTTACTCGGTGTTCTTAGACAGAAAAGATTCTTCTAGTGATCAGCAGAATAAACAAGCGGAATTGCCGTTTTGTGTTGGTCTTGAG GTATTGTATGACAAAAAACCTGCAGGCCATGCACAGGCTGATGCTCCTGCTCATAAAATTGAAG AAAATGTTCGGCCGATTCCTCAACCCCAAAGCTACAGACCACCACATTCAACAGGAGATGAATATCTCAACAG GTTTAAGAGGAATGCAATACTAGTAGCATCAGGTGTTGCTAAGAATGTGAATAGAGTGGGAAGCTATATCAAACAGAGTGTGGATGACATTCTATACCCTTACCGTAGAAGGCCTAAGTAA
- the LOC18767722 gene encoding uncharacterized protein LOC18767722 isoform X2, which yields MDKEGEDADGGGIKIPNPNPNLSNGSAKGKSCKGCLYYSSTQKSKSKYPTCVGLSKTLQQGYSVFLDRKDSSSDQQNKQAELPFCVGLEVLYDKKPAGHAQADAPAHKIEENVRPIPQPQSYRPPHSTGDEYLNRFKRNAILVASGVAKNVNRVGSYIKQSVDDILYPYRRRPK from the exons ATGGATAAGGAAGGCGAAGACGCAGATGGAGGAGGTATCAAAATtccaaaccctaaccctaatctCAGCAATGGCTCAGCGAAGGGAAAGTCATGCAAGGGTTGCCTCTATTACTCATCCACACagaaatccaaatccaaatatcCCACCTGCGTTGGCCTCTCCAAAACCCTCCAACAAG GTTACTCGGTGTTCTTAGACAGAAAAGATTCTTCTAGTGATCAGCAGAATAAACAAGCGGAATTGCCGTTTTGTGTTGGTCTTGAG GTATTGTATGACAAAAAACCTGCAGGCCATGCACAGGCTGATGCTCCTGCTCATAAAATTGAAG AAAATGTTCGGCCGATTCCTCAACCCCAAAGCTACAGACCACCACATTCAACAGGAGATGAATATCTCAACAG GTTTAAGAGGAATGCAATACTAGTAGCATCAGGTGTTGCTAAGAATGTGAATAGAGTGGGAAGCTATATCAAACAGAGTGTGGATGACATTCTATACCCTTACCGTAGAAGGCCTAAGTAA